A region from the Lycium barbarum isolate Lr01 chromosome 8, ASM1917538v2, whole genome shotgun sequence genome encodes:
- the LOC132608049 gene encoding uncharacterized protein LOC132608049 — MPFPQSVAPIKIPKRFRMPDIPKYNGTMNPNEHVTAYTCAIKGNDLADDERKSVLLKKFGETLSKGAMIWYHNLPEHSIDSFAMLADAFIKAHAGAIKVKTRKSDLFNVKQRDDETLREFVARFQMERVDLPQVTDDWAVQAFTQGLNSRSSITSMELKQNLIEYLAIAWADVHNRYQSKIRVKDDKILRAASVSWHSGKGGDRPRRVIDRDSRSSYVRYQPYPLNRRGNGRNSESGKNDRRNDRRNDRGKNNRGLVNRNVVERALGNRKTPRLSEYNFCVDVATLAAAVILNKETRHPRPIQFDPEKLDKSLICKYHHTHDHRTEDYRQLREDIDRLFNLGHLREFLSERAKTHFKNLDSNKQDRPKEPQQVIHMIMGGTDVPI, encoded by the coding sequence ATGCCGTTTCCACAAAGTGTGGCACCGATAAAAATCCCCAAGAGATTTCGCATGCCCGATATCCCGAAGTACAATGGGACAATGAACCCAAATGAGCATGTGACTGCGTATACGTGCGCTATTAAGGGCAATGATCTCGCCGATGACGAAAGGAAATCAGTGCTACTTAAGaaattcggggaaactctgtcaaaggggGCTATGATTTGGTATCATAACTTGCCCGAGCACTCGATTGATTCATTTGCCATGCTCGCTGATGCTTTCATTAAGGCCCATGCCGGGGCCATCAAGGTCAAAACTCGAAAATCAGACTTATTCAACGTTAAGCAACGAGATGACGAGACCCTCCGCGAGTTTGTGGCTCGATTTCAAATGGAGCGCGTGGACTTACCTCAAGTTACTGACGATTGGGCCGTTCAGGCTTTCACCCAAGGGCTAAACTCGAGGAGCTCGATCACATCTATGGAACTAAAACAAAACTTGATAGAATACCTGGCAATCGCCTGGGCTGATGTGCACAACAGGTATCAGTCGAAGATCAGGGTCAAAGACGATAAGATTCTGAGGGCCGCTTCAGTATCATGGCATTCCGGTAAAGGAGGTGATCGCCCAAGGAGAGTGATAGATCGAGATTCCAGATCGTCATATGTCAGATACCAGCCTTACCCGCTCAATCGAAGGGGGAACGGGCGTAATAGCGAATCGGGCAAGAATGATAGGAGAAACGATCGAAGGAATGATCGAGGCAAAAATAACCGTGGTTTGGTAAATAGAAATGTTGTCGAAAGAGCTCTGGGAAACAGAAAAACTCCAAGGTTATCCGAGTACAACTTTTGCGTCGATGTAGCAACCTTAGCGGCAGCCGTTATCCTAAACAAAGAAACAAGGCATCCGAGGCCAATCCAATTTGACCCGGAGAAGCTGGATAAAAGTCTTATTTGTAAGTATCATCATACTCACGACCATCGAACCGAAGATTATCGACAGCTGAGAGAGGACATCGATCGTCTGTTCAATTTGGGGCATCTTCGAGAATTCCTAAGTGAACGAGCAAAAACCCATTTTAAAAACCTGGATTCCAACAAGCAGGATAGGCCGAAAGAGCCCCAGCAGGTGATACACATGATCATGGGAGGAACTGACGTTCCCATTTGA